A genomic region of Crocosphaera sp. UHCC 0190 contains the following coding sequences:
- the selD gene encoding selenide, water dikinase SelD produces MLSKPIPLTHNLVLIGGGHSHAILLKRWGMNPIPGVCLTLISDTSHTPYSGMLPGHVAGFYTFEETHIDLRRLARFSQAQFYLDQAIGLNLDNKQVICKNHPPISFDYLSIDIGSTPNTNTIPGASQYSISAKPVPQFLAAWNQLIETVENNSKNIYKITIVGGGAGGVELALNMQTHLQAILEKAQQPLSNLIIHIFHQGQTLLTGHNSWVSSKLEHILSTRGINIHLNTKVSKLEKISENSYQVFCESGLNVSCDIVFWVTQASAPEWIKASGLTTNKKGFILVNNYLQSVCHSHIFAAGDIATIEHYMRPKAGVFAVRQGKPLFENLQRIILGKSLKAYYPQNYYLSLIGTGNKKAIASWGYLGLEAAFLWKWKDYIDRKFMNQFKNLPVMSSGLNSSQKIQLNGKNNQDFLPCTGCASKVGSQILERTLNRLNFIENPEVIIGLKFPDDGAVIKLNSEKLLVQTIDFFPNLVSDPFIFGQITANHCLSDLWAMGATTHSVLALVTLPYGDDKIVEEILYQLLQGCLKVLNNDQVSLIGGHTLQGSDLGFGLSCNGFISPENLLRKSGMKPGDLLILTKAIGTGTLFAADMVYKAKGNWIDNAIESMLISNQKASEILLEFGATACTDITGFGLLGHLLEMMKASQVSVKLDLDNIPVLLGSIDTVKQGIFSSLHSQNLAVATYISNRQKVLNLPKYSLLFDPQTSGGLLAAIPQKNAEKCLRKLIDLGYNQSSIMGEVLEKNYEIKVIVK; encoded by the coding sequence ATGCTATCTAAACCAATTCCTTTGACTCATAACTTAGTTTTAATTGGAGGTGGTCATAGTCATGCTATTCTCTTAAAGCGATGGGGAATGAATCCTATTCCTGGGGTATGTTTAACTTTAATTAGTGATACGTCTCACACCCCTTATTCTGGTATGTTACCAGGTCATGTAGCTGGTTTCTATACCTTTGAGGAAACTCATATAGATTTACGTCGTCTTGCTCGGTTTTCTCAAGCACAATTTTATCTTGATCAAGCCATTGGTTTAAACTTAGATAATAAGCAAGTTATTTGTAAAAATCATCCGCCTATTTCTTTTGATTATTTATCTATTGATATTGGCAGTACCCCTAATACTAATACCATACCAGGTGCCTCTCAATATAGTATTTCTGCTAAACCAGTACCCCAATTTTTAGCTGCTTGGAATCAGCTTATTGAAACTGTTGAAAATAATTCCAAAAATATCTATAAAATCACTATTGTTGGTGGAGGTGCAGGTGGCGTAGAATTAGCCTTAAATATGCAGACACATCTACAAGCAATTTTAGAAAAAGCTCAGCAACCTTTAAGCAATTTAATAATTCATATATTTCATCAAGGTCAAACTTTATTAACAGGACATAATTCTTGGGTGAGTAGTAAATTAGAACATATTTTATCAACTAGAGGCATAAATATTCATCTGAATACAAAGGTATCTAAACTAGAAAAAATATCAGAAAATTCCTATCAAGTTTTCTGTGAATCTGGTTTAAATGTAAGTTGTGATATTGTCTTTTGGGTTACTCAAGCTTCTGCTCCTGAATGGATAAAAGCATCAGGGTTAACTACTAATAAAAAGGGGTTTATATTAGTTAATAATTATTTACAGTCTGTCTGTCATTCTCATATATTTGCTGCGGGAGATATAGCGACAATAGAACATTATATGCGTCCAAAAGCTGGTGTTTTTGCTGTGCGTCAAGGAAAACCTTTATTTGAGAATTTACAGCGCATTATTTTAGGTAAATCCTTAAAAGCTTATTATCCTCAAAACTATTATTTGAGTTTAATTGGAACAGGAAATAAGAAGGCGATCGCATCTTGGGGTTATTTGGGGCTAGAGGCAGCTTTTTTATGGAAGTGGAAGGATTATATTGACCGTAAATTCATGAATCAATTTAAGAATTTACCTGTGATGTCATCAGGGTTAAATAGCTCTCAAAAAATACAGTTAAATGGCAAAAATAATCAAGACTTTTTACCTTGTACTGGTTGTGCATCAAAGGTTGGTAGTCAAATTTTAGAAAGAACTTTAAACAGATTAAACTTTATTGAAAATCCAGAAGTAATTATCGGGTTAAAGTTTCCTGATGATGGGGCAGTAATTAAATTAAACAGTGAAAAATTATTAGTACAAACCATTGATTTCTTTCCGAATTTAGTCAGCGATCCCTTTATTTTTGGTCAAATTACAGCTAATCATTGTTTAAGTGATTTATGGGCAATGGGAGCGACTACTCATAGTGTTTTAGCTCTTGTTACTTTGCCTTATGGTGATGATAAAATTGTAGAAGAAATCTTATATCAACTGTTACAAGGTTGTCTTAAAGTCCTCAATAATGATCAGGTTTCTTTAATTGGAGGTCATACATTACAGGGATCAGATTTAGGATTTGGTTTATCTTGTAATGGTTTTATTTCACCTGAAAATTTATTAAGAAAAAGCGGCATGAAACCGGGAGATTTACTGATTTTAACGAAAGCTATTGGTACGGGAACTTTATTTGCTGCTGATATGGTTTACAAAGCGAAAGGAAACTGGATAGATAATGCCATTGAATCTATGTTAATCTCTAATCAAAAAGCCTCAGAAATCTTGTTAGAATTTGGGGCAACTGCTTGTACAGATATCACAGGGTTTGGGTTATTAGGTCATTTGTTAGAGATGATGAAAGCATCTCAAGTATCAGTCAAATTAGACTTAGATAATATTCCGGTTTTGCTTGGTTCTATCGATACTGTAAAACAAGGAATTTTTAGTTCTTTACATTCCCAGAATTTGGCAGTAGCAACTTATATTAGTAATCGACAAAAAGTTCTTAATTTACCTAAATACTCCCTATTATTTGATCCGCAAACCTCTGGGGGACTGTTGGCAGCGATTCCTCAAAAAAATGCTGAAAAATGCTTGCGAAAACTGATTGATTTAGGATATAATCAAAGTAGTATTATGGGGGAAGTTTTAGAGAAAAATTATGAAATTAAAGTGATAGTGAAATAA
- a CDS encoding 16S rRNA (uracil(1498)-N(3))-methyltransferase, translated as MVYRIVIDTTQYHRGVIHLNPEQRHYLKNVLRLKDRNTFIAIDRTGNTYLAQLIGDNAQIIQSIKESTELPIPVTLMVSLPKGNGFEDIIRSCTELGVNTFIPVISERTLLKPSSHKLERWRKIATEATEQSERQIVPQIFDPASFSETLINVDKINSDCYICVTRRKANHLLTYLSNSLTAPITIATGCEGGWTEQEVNEAIAAGFVPVSLGSRILRAVTAPIVSLSLITSFVEKQSFP; from the coding sequence TTGGTTTACCGAATTGTTATTGATACGACACAATATCACAGGGGAGTTATTCACCTCAACCCTGAGCAAAGACATTATTTGAAAAATGTTCTACGCTTAAAAGATCGGAATACTTTTATTGCCATAGATAGAACAGGAAATACTTATTTAGCACAATTAATTGGTGACAATGCCCAAATTATTCAAAGCATTAAAGAATCAACAGAATTACCCATTCCTGTTACTTTGATGGTGTCTCTTCCCAAGGGAAATGGTTTTGAGGACATTATCCGTAGTTGCACGGAATTAGGGGTAAATACTTTCATCCCAGTGATCAGTGAACGTACCCTTCTTAAACCCAGTAGTCATAAATTAGAACGCTGGCGAAAAATTGCTACAGAAGCCACTGAACAATCAGAACGCCAAATTGTTCCCCAAATTTTTGACCCCGCTTCTTTCTCCGAAACGTTAATAAATGTAGACAAAATTAATAGTGATTGCTATATTTGTGTTACACGTAGAAAAGCTAATCATTTGCTCACCTATTTGTCTAACTCCTTAACGGCTCCCATTACTATTGCCACGGGATGTGAGGGAGGTTGGACAGAACAAGAAGTAAACGAAGCGATCGCCGCAGGATTTGTTCCTGTTAGTCTAGGCTCTCGTATTCTTCGTGCTGTCACTGCCCCCATTGTTTCCTTGTCTTTGATTACCTCTTTCGTCGAAAAACAGTCTTTCCCTTAA
- a CDS encoding tetratricopeptide repeat protein produces the protein MFEPIIEAINSQDYPKAYQLLAQCKQQEPDNLWLPFYEASLEEAQGNLSTANEHYRQLLPQVVNAKLMAQIRQGIQRIAKLEETQRKNTLAQVMEEAGSLEMGILVLEAIPNELKQTVAQKFGKIMEIDPYTARLQLPSRSWRLYRTGAIGKLRFYEEQLKQGEIPCFTALTRDISALKVHQVLYIESVEPKITVVYQPKKGQRDIFTFDWSEVGQRVEGLLPLFEECVDVGLRGKLERKTKTSDYAKFCDLHLPQHKMIIRLCDQTYRFLEGVAFSEVQKATDGRATARDSWHHILQFVKEKTPNIPVLSEFTPFGESAIDFQELLKSIDPRIDLLRREDTPWDAAFHLYSGLAFVKTFSNP, from the coding sequence ATGTTTGAGCCAATCATTGAGGCGATCAATAGCCAAGACTATCCTAAAGCATACCAACTTCTTGCACAGTGTAAACAGCAAGAACCGGATAACCTTTGGTTGCCCTTTTATGAAGCAAGTTTAGAAGAGGCACAAGGGAATTTAAGCACTGCCAATGAACATTATCGGCAATTATTACCCCAAGTGGTTAATGCCAAGCTCATGGCTCAAATTCGTCAGGGTATTCAACGTATCGCTAAACTGGAAGAAACTCAACGAAAAAACACCCTCGCTCAAGTTATGGAAGAAGCGGGGAGTTTGGAGATGGGAATATTAGTTTTAGAAGCCATTCCCAATGAATTAAAACAAACGGTAGCGCAAAAATTTGGGAAAATTATGGAGATTGATCCCTATACGGCACGCCTCCAATTACCCAGTCGCTCTTGGCGATTATATCGTACAGGGGCCATTGGTAAACTGCGATTTTATGAGGAGCAGTTAAAACAAGGAGAAATTCCTTGTTTTACAGCCTTAACGCGAGATATTAGCGCGTTAAAGGTTCATCAAGTCTTGTATATCGAGTCCGTTGAGCCTAAAATAACGGTAGTCTATCAACCCAAAAAAGGACAGCGAGACATCTTTACTTTTGATTGGTCAGAAGTCGGACAACGGGTGGAAGGGTTATTGCCTTTGTTTGAAGAATGTGTTGATGTGGGGTTAAGAGGGAAATTGGAACGGAAAACTAAAACTTCTGACTATGCCAAATTCTGTGATCTACATCTACCCCAACACAAGATGATTATTCGTCTCTGTGACCAAACCTATCGTTTCCTAGAAGGTGTTGCCTTTTCTGAGGTTCAAAAAGCGACTGATGGGAGAGCCACAGCTAGGGACAGTTGGCATCATATCCTACAGTTTGTCAAGGAAAAAACCCCAAATATCCCCGTATTGTCCGAATTTACTCCTTTTGGAGAATCAGCCATTGATTTTCAAGAATTACTCAAATCAATTGATCCCCGCATTGACTTATTGCGTCGGGAAGATACCCCTTGGGATGCTGCTTTTCACCTTTACAGTGGGTTGGCTTTTGTGAAGACATTCTCAAACCCCTAA
- a CDS encoding DUF3747 domain-containing protein, with translation MKISTLPLKLATLATVTLSSLIPFNTPVKASTFSETEVEQSQVIAIARPYGEGKYDLLVIEQIPGKQACWAENGASPVLVDPLLLKFDFTGICRRSTDSNGYSIRVDGNDLGLDYLLRLVPRDGELVLVGTPRSGNYSEIVLGSTKGLASGFMKVQLYSGWKFTKRTYQDKILGHFYFSGSQAAIAGGGAMPENPPATATPVATNNASPSFVDISSNIYQPQIEKAVQIGLVSGFDDNTFRPEQAVTREQLISMAVDAIGTVYKVDLEASPQRDVIAFKDVDGSRWSAKKIKWAQSNFLNIGNPNNTLQPTESITRAELVDTMRRMAIHLRNKLNLPEELPQTQEPVAFSDISNNWAEGTITQMSGYCGIASPIGEKGMKFAPDSKATRDYTTSVMVRVLECVQSEAQQANQQSQR, from the coding sequence ATGAAAATATCTACCCTACCTTTAAAATTAGCCACTCTAGCGACTGTCACCTTAAGCAGTCTAATTCCTTTTAATACTCCTGTTAAAGCCTCTACTTTTAGCGAAACTGAGGTCGAGCAAAGTCAAGTCATTGCCATTGCCAGACCCTATGGAGAAGGGAAATATGACCTTTTAGTCATCGAACAAATCCCAGGGAAACAAGCTTGTTGGGCTGAAAATGGTGCCAGTCCCGTGTTAGTTGACCCCTTACTGCTCAAATTTGACTTTACAGGAATCTGCCGACGCTCAACGGACAGTAATGGCTATTCTATTCGTGTTGATGGTAACGACTTAGGTTTAGATTATTTATTGCGTTTAGTTCCCCGTGATGGAGAATTAGTCTTAGTGGGGACTCCCAGAAGTGGCAACTACAGCGAAATTGTCTTAGGTAGTACCAAAGGTCTGGCTTCTGGATTTATGAAAGTGCAACTCTATTCAGGCTGGAAATTTACCAAACGGACTTATCAAGATAAGATACTGGGCCACTTCTATTTTAGCGGTTCTCAGGCGGCGATCGCGGGTGGGGGTGCAATGCCGGAAAATCCTCCCGCAACAGCAACCCCTGTCGCTACCAACAATGCCAGTCCTAGTTTCGTTGATATTAGTAGCAACATCTATCAACCTCAGATTGAAAAAGCAGTACAAATAGGCTTAGTATCTGGCTTTGACGATAACACCTTCCGTCCTGAACAAGCTGTCACCCGTGAACAATTAATCTCCATGGCCGTTGATGCCATTGGCACAGTGTATAAAGTAGATTTAGAAGCTTCCCCTCAACGGGATGTGATTGCCTTCAAAGACGTGGATGGTTCCCGTTGGAGTGCCAAGAAGATAAAATGGGCCCAGTCGAATTTTCTGAACATTGGTAATCCTAACAATACCTTGCAGCCAACTGAATCCATTACTCGTGCTGAGTTAGTTGATACCATGCGTCGTATGGCTATTCATCTGAGAAATAAGCTTAATCTTCCCGAAGAACTGCCACAAACTCAAGAACCCGTGGCCTTTTCTGATATTTCCAATAATTGGGCCGAAGGTACCATTACTCAAATGTCAGGATACTGTGGCATTGCCTCACCGATAGGAGAAAAGGGAATGAAGTTTGCCCCTGATAGCAAAGCAACCCGCGACTATACTACCTCTGTTATGGTAAGGGTTTTAGAATGTGTGCAGTCAGAAGCACAACAAGCAAATCAGCAGAGTCAAAGGTAA
- the hemB gene encoding porphobilinogen synthase, with protein MFPINRPRRLRQNPQLRRMVRETILTPNDLIYPLFAVPGNSVAKEVKSMPGVYQLSVDKIVDEAKEVYDLGIPAIILFGIPEDKDIEATGAWHDHGIVQKAATAVKQAVPDLVVIVDTCLCEYTSHGHCGYLETGDLTGRVLNDPTLELLKKTAVSQANAGADIIAPSGMMDGFVQAIREGLDEWGFEDIPILSYAAKYASAYYGPFRDAADSSPQFGDRRTYQMDPGNAREALKEVDLDISEGADMLMVKPALSYMDIIWRVKEMTDLPVAAYNVSGEYSMVKAAALNGWIDEKKVTLETLTSFKRAGADLILTYHAKDAVRWLQEDGLV; from the coding sequence ATGTTTCCCATTAATCGTCCTCGTCGTTTGCGCCAAAATCCCCAATTACGTCGCATGGTGCGCGAAACTATCCTGACCCCTAATGATCTAATCTACCCTTTATTTGCGGTTCCTGGCAACAGTGTAGCCAAAGAGGTGAAGTCTATGCCTGGGGTTTATCAGCTATCGGTTGATAAGATTGTAGATGAGGCTAAAGAAGTCTATGATCTAGGTATTCCTGCCATTATTCTGTTTGGTATTCCTGAAGATAAGGATATTGAAGCAACAGGGGCCTGGCATGATCATGGGATTGTACAAAAGGCTGCAACTGCGGTGAAACAAGCGGTTCCCGATTTAGTAGTGATCGTGGATACTTGTTTATGTGAGTACACGAGTCATGGTCACTGTGGCTATTTAGAAACAGGTGACTTGACGGGACGGGTACTTAATGATCCTACCTTAGAATTGTTGAAAAAAACGGCTGTTTCTCAAGCGAATGCCGGGGCTGATATAATTGCTCCATCGGGTATGATGGATGGATTTGTACAGGCCATTCGTGAAGGTTTAGATGAGTGGGGATTTGAAGATATTCCGATTCTTTCTTATGCTGCTAAATATGCCTCAGCTTATTATGGGCCATTTCGAGATGCTGCGGATTCTTCTCCTCAATTTGGCGATCGCCGTACCTATCAAATGGACCCTGGAAATGCCAGAGAAGCGTTAAAAGAGGTTGATTTAGACATCTCTGAAGGGGCGGATATGTTGATGGTTAAACCTGCTTTATCTTACATGGATATTATTTGGCGGGTCAAGGAAATGACGGATCTTCCTGTGGCTGCTTATAATGTTTCTGGAGAGTATTCAATGGTGAAAGCTGCGGCCTTAAATGGTTGGATAGATGAGAAAAAAGTTACCTTAGAAACTTTAACCAGTTTTAAACGGGCCGGGGCTGATTTAATCTTAACTTATCATGCTAAAGATGCTGTCCGTTGGTTACAAGAAGATGGGTTAGTATAG
- a CDS encoding AAA family ATPase: MKFEISNLGYIKQAEIELGDLTIICGKNNTGKTYVNYAIYGFFTAWKSRMDFKKKFDIGIENKLNKLFEDGFLRLELSNYYEQVICAINDYAQLYSEKLNSIFNIDRRLLSNVSLIFKINGYQQIYTDNTNININLSPESFELSMQLQENDILEILFSASETIDERDIALNKSFIRSQLRDLFFSQYFPSTFIITSERTGVSLFYKELDAQNNMIFEEMKRIKNINSLTSDEKINVVFRLINQISRYSQPIQDEINFVRDLDTISKRTGELAKNNPEIIKLLTDIIGGDYSVTDYSMSFTFTEDNKQQEIPLYSASSTVKSLVNLYFYLKHLAKPGDILIIDEPELNLHPENQRKLAKLFTRLTKCGLKLLMTTHSDYLIKELNNLIVLNNDFDNKSKLMEQYNYTEQDILDPDKVRVYIAENHTLNLANITPLGIEVPTFDDEIINMTDFYDEVYDKVIDNRDI; encoded by the coding sequence ATGAAGTTTGAAATATCTAATTTAGGTTATATAAAACAAGCAGAAATTGAGTTAGGAGACTTAACCATTATCTGCGGTAAAAATAATACAGGGAAAACTTATGTTAATTATGCTATTTATGGATTTTTTACGGCTTGGAAATCTAGAATGGATTTTAAGAAGAAGTTTGATATAGGTATAGAAAATAAACTCAATAAACTTTTTGAAGATGGATTTTTAAGACTTGAGTTATCAAATTATTATGAACAAGTAATTTGTGCTATAAATGATTATGCTCAATTATATTCAGAAAAATTAAATTCTATTTTTAATATTGACAGAAGATTATTATCTAATGTGTCATTGATATTTAAAATAAATGGCTATCAACAAATCTATACTGATAATACTAATATTAATATTAATCTATCGCCAGAGTCATTTGAACTATCAATGCAGCTTCAAGAAAATGATATTTTAGAAATTTTATTTTCTGCATCTGAGACAATAGATGAACGAGATATTGCACTGAATAAAAGTTTTATCCGTTCACAACTGCGTGATCTATTTTTTTCCCAATATTTTCCTAGTACGTTTATTATTACTTCTGAAAGGACAGGAGTTTCTTTATTTTATAAAGAGCTTGATGCTCAGAACAATATGATTTTTGAGGAAATGAAAAGGATAAAAAATATTAATTCGCTTACTTCCGATGAAAAGATAAATGTTGTTTTTAGATTAATTAATCAAATTTCTAGATATTCTCAACCTATTCAAGACGAAATTAATTTTGTTAGAGATTTAGATACAATTAGTAAAAGAACAGGAGAATTGGCTAAAAATAATCCAGAAATAATAAAGTTATTAACAGATATAATAGGAGGTGATTACAGTGTAACAGATTACTCTATGTCTTTTACGTTTACAGAAGATAATAAACAGCAAGAAATCCCTTTATATTCAGCATCTTCAACCGTTAAATCTCTCGTTAATTTATATTTTTATCTTAAACATCTTGCTAAACCAGGAGACATTTTAATCATTGATGAACCCGAACTTAATTTACATCCAGAAAACCAAAGAAAATTGGCTAAACTCTTTACAAGATTAACCAAATGTGGTCTAAAATTATTGATGACAACCCATAGTGATTACTTAATTAAAGAACTCAATAACTTGATTGTCTTAAATAATGACTTTGACAATAAATCTAAGTTAATGGAACAATATAATTATACTGAGCAAGATATTTTAGATCCTGATAAAGTTAGAGTTTATATTGCAGAAAATCATACACTTAATCTTGCTAATATTACCCCATTAGGAATCGAAGTTCCAACATTTGATGACGAAATTATCAACATGACTGATTTTTATGACGAGGTGTATGACAAGGTAATAGATAACAGAGATATATAA
- a CDS encoding Uma2 family endonuclease, protein MASLTQTSLTLDEFLSSPLANENYEFFDGELIQKMSPKRSHSRVQGKLLLLLENWSQNKGEVGIEWAICLKRNGKDWCPIPDLLYVSFEKLGDIILEDDACPIPPDLAIEVISPGQSFSELSEKAEAYLKAGVDRVWLIDIQVKKITIFYPDSPPQTKQSNDSLGDDLLPNLSLTPQEIFEKAGLI, encoded by the coding sequence ATGGCATCTTTAACCCAAACTTCTCTTACCTTAGATGAGTTTCTTTCCTCTCCCTTAGCAAATGAAAATTACGAATTTTTTGATGGAGAATTAATTCAAAAAATGTCACCCAAACGCTCTCATTCCCGTGTTCAAGGTAAATTATTGTTGCTTCTCGAAAATTGGAGTCAAAATAAAGGAGAAGTTGGCATAGAATGGGCTATTTGTTTAAAACGAAATGGAAAAGATTGGTGTCCTATTCCTGATTTATTATATGTATCTTTTGAGAAATTAGGAGATATTATTTTAGAAGATGATGCTTGTCCCATTCCTCCTGATTTAGCTATTGAAGTTATTTCTCCTGGTCAATCTTTTAGTGAGCTTAGTGAGAAAGCAGAAGCTTATTTAAAAGCAGGGGTTGATCGGGTTTGGTTAATTGATATACAAGTTAAAAAAATTACTATTTTTTATCCTGACTCACCTCCACAAACAAAACAAAGTAATGATAGTTTAGGGGATGATTTATTACCTAATTTAAGTTTAACACCTCAAGAGATTTTTGAAAAAGCAGGTTTAATTTAA
- a CDS encoding photosystem II S4 domain protein, which produces MLPRETLLKGIENREEMAQIIDKAETAIKTWEVVVSDFLSPPVVAEVQNAFKKLSEVEILVWGGYPQAERQRIGIARPEIPLEQSQIPLAALDIAGNFLFDPATHRDFLGAILGTGIVREKIGDIIVLGERGGQVIVVPELVEFLETSLNQVRSVPVKTQPIELSELKIRPPKTKEMTTVEASMRLDAIASAGFGMSRSKMADAISSGDVRVNWKDITQASYNVQQGDLITVRGKGRLEVGEVAVTKKERYRVQLTRFQ; this is translated from the coding sequence ATGTTGCCAAGAGAAACACTCCTCAAAGGAATCGAAAACCGCGAAGAAATGGCCCAAATTATTGATAAAGCAGAAACAGCTATCAAAACTTGGGAAGTGGTGGTTAGTGATTTTTTGTCCCCTCCTGTTGTTGCAGAAGTGCAAAATGCCTTCAAAAAATTGAGTGAGGTGGAAATCTTGGTCTGGGGAGGTTATCCTCAAGCAGAAAGGCAGCGCATAGGTATAGCCCGCCCTGAAATCCCCCTAGAACAGTCTCAAATTCCCCTAGCTGCCCTGGATATCGCGGGAAACTTTCTTTTTGACCCCGCAACCCATCGAGACTTCTTAGGGGCGATTTTAGGCACAGGTATTGTTAGGGAAAAAATTGGGGATATTATTGTTTTGGGGGAACGGGGAGGACAGGTGATCGTTGTCCCCGAATTGGTGGAATTCCTGGAAACTAGCTTAAATCAAGTGCGATCGGTTCCTGTGAAGACTCAACCGATTGAACTGAGTGAGTTGAAAATTCGTCCCCCCAAAACCAAGGAAATGACAACGGTTGAAGCATCTATGCGTTTAGATGCGATCGCTTCTGCGGGGTTTGGGATGTCTCGTAGTAAAATGGCTGATGCGATCAGTTCGGGAGATGTGCGGGTAAATTGGAAGGACATTACTCAAGCGAGTTACAATGTGCAACAGGGAGATTTAATCACAGTGCGGGGAAAGGGACGCTTAGAGGTGGGAGAAGTCGCCGTTACTAAAAAAGAACGTTATCGGGTGCAATTGACGCGATTTCAATAA
- a CDS encoding type II toxin-antitoxin system HicB family antitoxin codes for MSLENYNFDGFVINLYVDEQGDWLAHFQEMPNISAFGDTPQEALEELKIAWELVKEDYRENNREIPIATDRIKLYSIR; via the coding sequence ATGTCTTTAGAAAATTATAATTTTGACGGTTTTGTGATTAATTTATATGTAGATGAACAAGGAGATTGGTTAGCCCATTTTCAAGAAATGCCTAACATTTCCGCTTTTGGAGATACGCCTCAAGAAGCTTTAGAAGAATTAAAAATTGCTTGGGAGTTAGTGAAAGAAGATTATCGAGAAAATAATCGGGAAATTCCTATTGCTACTGATAGGATAAAATTATATAGTATAAGATAA